Proteins co-encoded in one Paracoccus aestuarii genomic window:
- a CDS encoding ABC transporter substrate-binding protein encodes MRKILIATTALMGLTAAPALAQTIGVSIPAATHGWAGALNFHAERTVQRLQEANPDLQFVLTTTSDPGQQVSDLEDMVATRGIDALVVLPFESEPLTGPIQRIAESGVWVTVVDRGLAQEGIENLYVAGDNDSFGRTAGQYFADTLEDGAKVVVMRGIASTVDNERVAGFEAALEGSGIEVLAMDHGNWNRDTAFNLMQDWLSRFPEIDAVWAADDDMAVGALAAIDQAGRTDQMFVVGGAGMKEMVQRIQNNDPTVPVNVTYPPSMISTAIEMTALGLTSGAPMSGEFIIASELITPENAENYYFEDSPY; translated from the coding sequence ATGAGAAAGATCCTGATCGCCACCACCGCCCTGATGGGCCTGACCGCCGCGCCCGCGCTGGCCCAGACCATCGGCGTGTCCATCCCCGCCGCCACCCATGGCTGGGCCGGCGCGCTGAACTTTCACGCCGAACGCACCGTCCAGCGCCTGCAGGAGGCCAATCCCGACCTGCAATTCGTGCTGACCACCACCTCGGATCCCGGCCAGCAGGTCTCCGACCTGGAGGACATGGTCGCCACCCGCGGCATCGACGCGCTGGTCGTGCTCCCCTTCGAATCCGAGCCGCTGACCGGCCCGATCCAGCGCATTGCCGAGAGCGGCGTCTGGGTCACGGTCGTGGACCGCGGCCTGGCGCAGGAGGGGATCGAGAACCTCTATGTCGCGGGCGACAATGACAGTTTCGGTCGCACCGCGGGCCAATATTTCGCCGACACGCTGGAGGACGGTGCCAAGGTCGTCGTCATGCGCGGCATCGCCTCGACCGTCGACAACGAGCGCGTGGCGGGCTTCGAGGCCGCGCTGGAGGGGTCGGGGATCGAGGTCCTGGCCATGGACCACGGCAACTGGAACCGCGACACGGCCTTCAACCTGATGCAGGACTGGCTGTCGCGTTTCCCGGAAATCGACGCGGTCTGGGCGGCGGATGACGACATGGCCGTGGGCGCGCTGGCCGCCATCGACCAGGCGGGCCGCACCGACCAGATGTTCGTCGTCGGCGGCGCCGGCATGAAGGAGATGGTCCAGCGCATCCAGAACAACGACCCCACCGTGCCGGTGAACGTGACCTATCCGCCCTCGATGATCTCGACCGCGATCGAGATGACGGCGCTCGGGCTGACCTCGGGCGCGCCCATGTCGGGCGAATTCATCATCGCATCCGAGCTGATCACGCCGGAGAATGCCGAAAACTACTATTTCGAGGACAGCCCCTATTGA
- a CDS encoding hydroxypyruvate isomerase family protein: MTDLSDRMPAALSRRGLFQGAGAMALGAGLTGTAHAQDAQGLRGNINHSVARWTFGDMALEDLCLMARQLGLGAIDLCGPDDWPVLAEHGLASSMCNGAEISLEDGWADAANHDALTDRYLRHIDLVAGAGHVNLICFSGNRRGMSDQEGLENCARGLERILPAARSAGVVLQMELLNSRVDHPDYLCDRSAWGVALCEALGSDHFRLLYDIYHMQIMEGDVIRTITDHHRWFGHYHTAGNPGRNEPDDRQELHYPAICRAIRDTGFDGWIAQEFVPSDPRTAARSLRQAVLSCDV; encoded by the coding sequence ATGACCGATTTGTCGGACCGGATGCCTGCGGCCCTGTCGCGGCGGGGATTGTTCCAAGGCGCGGGTGCCATGGCCCTGGGCGCTGGCCTGACGGGCACGGCCCATGCGCAGGACGCGCAGGGCCTGCGGGGCAATATCAACCATTCCGTCGCGCGCTGGACCTTTGGCGACATGGCGCTGGAGGATCTGTGCCTGATGGCGCGGCAGCTGGGCCTGGGGGCCATCGACCTCTGCGGTCCCGACGACTGGCCGGTGCTGGCCGAACACGGGCTGGCCAGTTCCATGTGCAACGGGGCCGAGATCAGCCTGGAGGATGGCTGGGCCGATGCCGCCAATCATGACGCGCTGACCGACCGCTATCTGCGCCATATCGATCTGGTGGCCGGGGCGGGGCATGTGAACCTGATCTGCTTCAGTGGCAACCGGCGCGGCATGTCCGACCAGGAGGGGTTGGAAAACTGCGCCCGCGGTCTGGAACGCATCCTGCCCGCCGCGCGATCGGCAGGGGTGGTCCTGCAGATGGAGCTGCTGAACAGCCGCGTCGATCATCCCGACTATCTGTGCGACCGCAGCGCATGGGGCGTGGCCCTGTGCGAGGCCTTGGGCAGCGATCACTTCCGGCTGCTCTATGACATCTATCACATGCAGATCATGGAAGGCGACGTGATCCGCACCATCACCGACCATCACCGCTGGTTCGGCCATTACCACACCGCCGGCAATCCCGGCCGCAACGAACCCGACGACCGGCAGGAGCTGCACTATCCCGCCATCTGCCGGGCCATCCGCGATACCGGCTTCGACGGCTGGATCGCCCAGGAATTCGTCCCCTCGGACCCGCGGACGGCGGCGCGATCGCTGCGCCAGGCCGTGCTGTCCTGCGACGTCTGA
- a CDS encoding 3-keto-disaccharide hydrolase, producing MKTMTALAALTALAAPAMAQDATPEERRAQSTVTEVQGPEPRLVEAPEGQPPSDAVVLFDGRDLDAWESVNGGPAEWHVEDGAMRVARGTGDIRTTESFCDMQLHVEWRSPPNDEGHDGQDRGNSGIFLQSRYEVQVLDSHDNPTYANGQAGSIYKQHLPLVNASRPPGEWQSYDIIFQAPVFADDGALRRPAHVTVLHNGVVVQNHAQIQGATEWIGYPSYEAHDCAPIQLQDHDADVSFRNIWVRPM from the coding sequence ATGAAGACGATGACCGCCCTGGCCGCGCTGACGGCGCTGGCCGCCCCCGCCATGGCCCAGGATGCCACCCCTGAGGAACGCCGCGCCCAATCCACCGTGACCGAGGTGCAGGGCCCCGAACCCCGCCTGGTCGAGGCGCCCGAGGGCCAGCCCCCGTCCGATGCGGTGGTGCTGTTCGACGGCCGCGATCTGGACGCGTGGGAATCCGTGAATGGCGGCCCCGCCGAATGGCATGTCGAGGATGGCGCGATGCGCGTCGCCCGCGGCACCGGCGACATCCGCACGACCGAGAGCTTCTGCGACATGCAGCTGCATGTCGAATGGCGCTCGCCCCCGAATGACGAGGGCCATGACGGCCAGGACCGCGGCAACAGCGGCATCTTCCTGCAGAGCCGCTACGAGGTGCAGGTGTTGGACAGCCATGACAACCCCACCTATGCGAACGGGCAGGCGGGGTCGATCTACAAGCAGCATCTGCCCTTGGTGAACGCCTCGCGCCCGCCCGGGGAATGGCAGAGCTATGACATCATCTTCCAGGCGCCGGTCTTTGCCGATGACGGGGCGCTGCGCCGCCCGGCCCATGTGACGGTGCTGCATAACGGGGTGGTGGTCCAGAACCACGCCCAGATCCAGGGGGCGACGGAATGGATCGGCTATCCCAGCTACGAGGCGCATGACTGCGCGCCGATCCAGCTGCAGGATCACGATGCCGATGTCAGCTTCCGCAACATCTGGGTCCGCCCGATGTGA
- a CDS encoding sugar phosphate isomerase/epimerase family protein, producing MTIAYPALLGGLAAVLATGAMAQDPRTAELPIAVQMYTLRDHGTLDEQMAAVQAAGVTAVETVGTQGVTAEELSALLDQYGLEAISTHAQLADLRADPQAVIDFNKAIGNDVITVPFLAEDDRPADAAGWTALGEELAALSDTLRAEDMVLAYHNHAFEMVEFDGRTALEIMMEAAGGDVLAELDLAWVARGGLDPVEYLARFDGRVFAIHAKDNAPEGEAPDERGFKALGQGTLDWAAILPAAEEAGAQWYIIEHDQPIDAAEVVLTGATFLTENLPDSATR from the coding sequence ATGACTATCGCATATCCGGCCCTGCTGGGCGGTCTGGCGGCGGTGCTGGCCACGGGCGCCATGGCGCAGGACCCGCGCACGGCGGAACTGCCCATCGCGGTGCAGATGTACACGCTGCGCGATCACGGCACGCTGGACGAACAGATGGCCGCGGTGCAGGCGGCGGGCGTCACCGCGGTCGAGACGGTCGGCACCCAAGGCGTCACCGCCGAGGAGCTGTCGGCCCTGCTGGATCAATACGGGCTGGAGGCGATCTCGACCCATGCGCAGCTGGCCGATCTGCGCGCCGATCCGCAGGCGGTGATCGACTTCAACAAGGCGATCGGCAATGACGTCATCACCGTGCCCTTCCTGGCCGAGGATGACCGGCCCGCCGATGCGGCGGGCTGGACCGCCCTTGGCGAGGAGCTGGCCGCGCTGAGCGACACGCTGCGCGCCGAGGACATGGTGCTCGCCTATCACAACCACGCCTTCGAGATGGTCGAATTCGACGGCCGCACCGCGCTGGAGATCATGATGGAGGCCGCGGGCGGTGACGTCCTGGCCGAGCTGGACCTGGCTTGGGTCGCGCGCGGCGGCCTGGATCCGGTCGAGTATCTGGCCCGCTTCGACGGCCGCGTCTTCGCGATCCACGCCAAGGACAACGCCCCCGAGGGCGAGGCCCCCGACGAACGCGGCTTCAAGGCCCTGGGCCAAGGCACGCTGGACTGGGCCGCGATCCTGCCCGCCGCCGAGGAGGCCGGCGCGCAATGGTACATCATCGAACATGACCAGCCCATCGACGCGGCCGAGGTCGTGCTGACCGGGGCCACCTTCCTGACCGAAAACCTGCCGGACAGCGCCACGCGCTGA
- a CDS encoding gluconate 2-dehydrogenase subunit 3 family protein, whose translation MNRRDLLTMIAAVTGTAMLGAGRVMAYVPTETGRNIFTPEDAAFLDEVAETIIPATDTPGAKDAEVGAFMTQFVSDCYTPEEQAAFREGMETLKSESQSRFGQDFEALEGEQRREMLQEAMIAAAARARVVAEAREEMRRQAADQQPAAEPAAEAQAQTEPDLPALHWFTPIQQLTLFGFFTSEVGANEVLRYEPVPGEYIGDLDYDGGPAWAT comes from the coding sequence ATGAACCGTCGTGACCTTCTGACGATGATCGCTGCCGTGACCGGCACGGCGATGCTGGGCGCGGGCCGGGTGATGGCCTATGTCCCGACCGAGACGGGCCGGAACATCTTCACCCCCGAGGATGCGGCCTTCCTGGACGAGGTGGCCGAGACGATCATCCCCGCCACCGACACGCCCGGCGCCAAGGATGCCGAAGTGGGCGCCTTCATGACCCAGTTCGTCAGCGACTGCTATACCCCCGAGGAACAGGCCGCCTTCCGCGAGGGGATGGAGACCCTGAAATCCGAGTCGCAATCCCGCTTCGGCCAGGATTTCGAGGCGCTGGAGGGCGAGCAGCGGCGCGAGATGCTGCAGGAGGCGATGATCGCCGCCGCCGCCCGGGCCCGCGTCGTCGCCGAGGCGCGCGAGGAGATGCGCCGCCAGGCCGCCGACCAGCAGCCCGCCGCCGAACCCGCGGCCGAGGCCCAGGCCCAGACCGAACCCGACCTGCCGGCGCTGCACTGGTTCACGCCGATCCAGCAGCTGACGCTGTTCGGCTTCTTCACCTCGGAGGTCGGGGCCAACGAGGTCCTGCGCTACGAGCCGGTGCCGGGCGAATATATCGGCGATTTGGACTACGACGGCGGCCCGGCCTGGGCCACCTGA
- a CDS encoding GMC oxidoreductase, with amino-acid sequence MAENMHYDAIVVGSGISGGWAAKELTERGLKVLMLERGRNIEHLVDYENAEKEAWDYPHRGTATVEMKENHPVLSRDYPLNEQTFGMWANEQDNPYVEAKRFDWFRGYHVGGRSLLWGRQTYRLSETDFTANEREGVAVDWPIRYADIAPWYDHVERFAGIAGTREGLDILPDGEFLPPIPLNIVEKDVAARLRNAFGGKRYLINARVANITEARPEQNRVACQYRNKCWLGCPYGAYFSTQSATLPAAMATGNLTLRPFSIVKEVLYDRDTGKARGVEIIDAETNMTYEYTANVIFLNASSFNSTWVLMNSATDVWEGGLGSSSGELGHNVMDHHFRVGAEGRVEGYDDKYYFGRRPAGFYIPRFRNIDGEERSYTRGFGYQGSASRQGWQRDIAELNIGADLKEALSRPGDWTIGMTGFGEMLPYHDNRISLDRGTTDRWGLPVLSVSVDLRENEMRMREDMKQDAVEILEAAGVVDVKPVDRDYAPGMGIHEMGTARMGLDPETSVLNAHNQVWDAPNVYVTDGACMTSASCVNPSLTYMALTARAADHAVTALKNGDL; translated from the coding sequence ATGGCAGAGAACATGCATTACGACGCGATCGTCGTCGGATCGGGCATCAGCGGCGGTTGGGCCGCCAAGGAACTGACCGAGCGGGGCCTGAAGGTCCTGATGCTGGAACGCGGCCGCAACATCGAACACCTGGTCGATTACGAGAATGCCGAAAAGGAGGCCTGGGACTATCCCCATCGCGGCACCGCCACCGTCGAGATGAAGGAGAACCATCCCGTCCTGTCGCGCGACTATCCGCTGAACGAACAGACATTCGGGATGTGGGCCAACGAACAGGACAACCCCTATGTCGAGGCCAAGCGCTTCGACTGGTTCCGGGGCTATCACGTGGGGGGGCGGTCGCTGCTCTGGGGGCGCCAGACCTATCGCCTGTCCGAGACGGATTTCACCGCCAATGAACGCGAAGGCGTGGCTGTGGACTGGCCGATCCGCTATGCCGATATCGCGCCCTGGTACGACCATGTGGAACGGTTCGCGGGCATCGCCGGCACCCGCGAGGGGCTGGACATCCTGCCCGACGGGGAATTCCTGCCGCCCATCCCGCTGAACATCGTCGAAAAGGACGTGGCCGCCCGGCTGCGGAACGCCTTCGGCGGCAAGCGCTATCTGATCAATGCGCGGGTGGCCAACATCACCGAGGCGCGGCCCGAACAGAACCGCGTCGCCTGCCAGTATCGCAACAAATGCTGGCTGGGCTGCCCCTATGGCGCCTATTTCAGCACCCAATCCGCGACCCTGCCCGCGGCGATGGCCACGGGCAACCTGACGCTGCGGCCCTTCTCGATCGTCAAGGAGGTGCTCTATGACCGCGATACCGGCAAGGCGCGCGGGGTCGAGATCATCGATGCCGAAACGAACATGACCTATGAATACACGGCGAATGTCATCTTCCTGAACGCCTCCAGCTTCAATTCGACCTGGGTGCTGATGAATTCGGCGACGGATGTCTGGGAAGGGGGCCTGGGATCCTCCTCGGGCGAGCTGGGCCACAACGTCATGGACCACCATTTCCGCGTCGGCGCCGAGGGCCGGGTCGAGGGCTATGACGACAAGTATTATTTCGGCCGGCGCCCGGCGGGCTTCTACATCCCGCGCTTCCGCAATATCGACGGCGAGGAACGGTCCTATACCCGCGGCTTCGGCTATCAGGGATCGGCCAGCCGCCAGGGCTGGCAGCGCGACATCGCCGAGCTGAACATCGGCGCCGACCTGAAAGAGGCCCTGTCGCGGCCCGGCGACTGGACCATCGGCATGACCGGCTTTGGCGAGATGTTGCCCTATCACGACAACCGCATTTCGCTGGACCGGGGCACGACGGATCGGTGGGGCCTGCCGGTCCTGTCAGTCAGCGTGGATCTGCGCGAGAACGAGATGCGCATGCGCGAGGACATGAAGCAGGACGCGGTCGAAATCCTGGAGGCCGCGGGCGTCGTCGACGTCAAGCCCGTGGACCGCGACTATGCCCCCGGCATGGGCATCCACGAGATGGGCACCGCGCGCATGGGCCTCGACCCCGAAACCTCGGTGCTGAACGCGCATAACCAGGTCTGGGACGCGCCCAATGTCTATGTGACGGACGGGGCCTGCATGACCTCGGCCAGCTGCGTGAACCCCTCGCTGACCTATATGGCGCTGACCGCGCGGGCGGCCGACCATGCCGTGACCGCCCTGAAGAACGGAGACCTGTGA
- a CDS encoding ABC transporter permease has protein sequence MARSAPTRRPKVNLAVIAPIVALIALILIGMALNPNFLSYANITNVLARSAFIGIIAIGMTFVITAGGLDLSVGSMAAFVAGLMILSMNVLVQSMGPGLPVIMAGIAIALATGLAAGFINGILITRAGIEAFILTLGTMGIYRSLVTWLADGGTLSLGFEMRELYRPVYYGGIMGISWPIIVFAVLAILGEIVMRHTAFGRHCAAIGSNEKVARYSSVAVLRVRLMTYVLLGVLVGIAVVMYVPRLGSASATTGLLWELEAIAAVIIGGTLLKGGFGRVWGTVVGVLILSLIGNLLNLTDFVSPYLNGAIQGVVIILAVVLQRNPGAAR, from the coding sequence ATGGCACGCAGCGCCCCGACCCGGCGCCCCAAGGTCAACCTGGCCGTCATCGCGCCCATCGTGGCGCTGATCGCGCTGATCCTGATCGGCATGGCGCTGAACCCGAACTTCCTCAGCTATGCCAATATCACCAACGTGCTGGCCCGGTCGGCCTTCATCGGCATCATCGCCATCGGCATGACCTTCGTCATCACCGCGGGCGGGCTGGACCTGTCGGTGGGGTCGATGGCCGCCTTCGTGGCGGGGCTGATGATCCTGTCGATGAACGTTCTGGTCCAATCCATGGGGCCGGGCCTGCCGGTCATCATGGCGGGCATCGCCATCGCGCTGGCCACAGGCCTTGCGGCGGGCTTCATCAACGGCATCCTGATCACCCGCGCGGGCATCGAGGCCTTCATCCTGACCTTGGGCACGATGGGCATCTATCGCAGCCTGGTCACCTGGCTGGCCGACGGGGGCACACTGTCCCTAGGCTTCGAGATGCGCGAGCTGTACCGCCCGGTCTATTACGGCGGCATCATGGGGATCAGCTGGCCGATCATCGTCTTTGCCGTCCTGGCCATCCTGGGCGAGATCGTGATGCGCCACACCGCCTTCGGCCGCCATTGCGCCGCCATCGGATCGAACGAGAAGGTCGCCCGCTATTCCTCGGTCGCGGTGCTGCGGGTGCGGCTGATGACCTATGTCCTGCTGGGCGTTCTGGTCGGCATCGCGGTCGTCATGTATGTCCCGCGCCTGGGTTCCGCATCCGCCACCACGGGCCTTCTGTGGGAGCTGGAGGCCATCGCCGCGGTCATCATCGGCGGCACGCTGCTGAAGGGCGGCTTCGGCCGGGTCTGGGGCACGGTCGTGGGCGTGCTGATCCTGTCGCTGATCGGCAACCTGCTGAACCTGACCGACTTCGTCAGCCCCTATCTGAACGGGGCGATCCAAGGCGTCGTCATCATCCTGGCCGTCGTCCTGCAACGCAACCCCGGCGCGGCCCGCTGA